The Candidatus Krumholzibacteriia bacterium genomic sequence ACCAACTCTTCTCGGGTCCGAGATCGGTGTTGCCGAAGAGGTAGAGACCGCCGTGGATGAAGCCGTTGTAGTACCGCTCGTCGAGCGCGGGCACACGGAATCCGGTGGCGGTGCGTGCGTAGAGACGCGCGAATCCCACCTTGCGGGTCACTCCGAACGATCCGCTGACCCGGCTCTCGTCGGTCTCGAGGGCCTCGAGGTCACGCTCGGGCACGGCGGCCGACTCGGTCGCGACGCGATCGTAGCGAAGTCCCGCGTTCAACCGGAACCGCTCCACGTAGCGCGCCGCGTTGACGCCGACGGCGGCCATGTCGCGCGAGGCCTCGGGCATGCTCGCGACGTTCGTGGTCTCGCGGCTCACGGTGTCGCCGTTGCGGCTGATCACCGTGGACACGTCCTCGCGCGGTCCGTCCGAACTCTGGCGACGGAGTTCGCCGTAGAGTTCGACACCGGCCATCAGCCGGAGCCGCAGCTCGGGGGCGAGTCCCAGGTCGTCGGTCACCACGCGTTCCCGCCCGTCGTTCACGGTGCGGGCGACGAAATTCCCGCGGACGAACGAGCTGTCGACGGTGGTCTCGGTGAAGTGGGTCCGGTTGCGCTGCGCGTCGGCGATCACCGCGGCGCGCTCGATCACGTTCGTCGAGGTCGCCGGCGTCTCGTAGACCGACTCGAACCGCAACGCGTCGCGGCGCCGCAGCGGGTACACGCCCGCGTTGCCCGAGGTGCTGGCGAAGGCGGGCAGGCCCACGTCGTAGGCCGAGTACCGGCTCGCCTGGATCTCCGAGTGGAGATCGGGCCGTCCCACCGCGAGCCGCAGTGACAGGCTCTCGTCGCGGTACCCGCTGTTGGCGATCTCGCCGTCGGGTGTCCGCAGGGCATCGAACTCTCCGCGGCTGGCGTCGACCTCGAATCCGAATCCCGGCCGCGTGGACCATAGGCTGGCCCCGACGGAACGTCCGCCGCCCGGGTCCGACGCGCGTCCGCGGATCGCCACATGTTCGCCGACCTCTCCCTCCAGCAGCGGCCGCCGCGTGACGATGTTGATCACGCCGCCGAGGGCATCGGTGCCGTTCTGCGCGGCACTGGCGCCGGGCTGCACCTCGATCGACTCGATGCGATCGAGACCGGCGATCGACGGATCGGGCCCGTGCCCACGCACGGGATTGATCCTCACCCCGTCGACCTTGAGCAGGACGCGCTGCCCGCCGAGGCCGCGCAGCGAGGGCCGGGTCGACCAGGGACCGGTCTTGGTGAGATCCACCCCGGGCACGGTGACCAGGGCGTCGGCCACGCTCGCCGGCTGGAAGCGCTCGACCTCGGAGCGTCCGAGCGAGACCGTGGTCTGCGTCCGCAGGTCGGCCGGATCGATCCGCTCGCCGCGCACTTCGATCGTGGGGACGACGAACCGGCCGCCGTCGGTCTCGCGGACCTCGACCGAGGTCATGCTGTCCGGGATTTCGATCGTCACGGGGCGGGCGGCCGATCCGAGGACCTCGACGGTCCCGCTCGTGTCGGGCACGGCTCTCTCAGCGGCCTCGGTCGAATCGGGCGCGGCCCTGTGGACGGCCTCGGTGGAATCGGGCGCGACGGCTTCCTCGCCGGCCGCCCCTTCCGCGGCGCCCTCGGTCGCTTCCGGCGCGTCCCCTTCGTCGCCGGCGATGCGTTCGGCGGCCACGGGGCGGCCGATCAGCGTCAGCAGACAGAGAGCGATCCAGAACGGCGAAGACATCGTTGCCCCCGGATTCCGGGCACGAAAAAACCCGGATCACGTCAGGTGGTGATTCCGGGCTCGGGGCGTCGATGCCGCTGGCCTCTGACTCGTCGGTGTGCCGCGCTCGGCGCGGCGATGGGGTCGCGGAGCTCAGTCCCTCGACAGCCGGACCCAGGTCGAAGCCGCCGGGTCGGCCCGCAGGAGCAGGGTCCTGCGGCACCGGCGGCACTTCAGCTCGATCTCTCCGTTGCGCACCCGCGCGAGAAGAGCACCGCAGTGGCAGCGGCAATCCTCGTCGGGCGATTCGGAAGAGGGTCGCGTGTGTGGTGCCTCACCCATCGCGGCCCCCCTTTCGCGGATACCAGGGGGTCCACCGGCGAACCGTGTCGCCAGTTGAAATTGAAAGTACAATTCAATGTGATACAGGGAACGCCCCTGGCCG encodes the following:
- a CDS encoding TonB-dependent receptor; protein product: MSSPFWIALCLLTLIGRPVAAERIAGDEGDAPEATEGAAEGAAGEEAVAPDSTEAVHRAAPDSTEAAERAVPDTSGTVEVLGSAARPVTIEIPDSMTSVEVRETDGGRFVVPTIEVRGERIDPADLRTQTTVSLGRSEVERFQPASVADALVTVPGVDLTKTGPWSTRPSLRGLGGQRVLLKVDGVRINPVRGHGPDPSIAGLDRIESIEVQPGASAAQNGTDALGGVINIVTRRPLLEGEVGEHVAIRGRASDPGGGRSVGASLWSTRPGFGFEVDASRGEFDALRTPDGEIANSGYRDESLSLRLAVGRPDLHSEIQASRYSAYDVGLPAFASTSGNAGVYPLRRRDALRFESVYETPATSTNVIERAAVIADAQRNRTHFTETTVDSSFVRGNFVARTVNDGRERVVTDDLGLAPELRLRLMAGVELYGELRRQSSDGPREDVSTVISRNGDTVSRETTNVASMPEASRDMAAVGVNAARYVERFRLNAGLRYDRVATESAAVPERDLEALETDESRVSGSFGVTRKVGFARLYARTATGFRVPALDERYYNGFIHGGLYLFGNTDLGPEKSWSNEIGVRMRSLWNDRIEFLRLSVYRSDVDDLITFRYVGQLFLVPRFQYVNVDRARLSGVELTGRVRMLDVGLEVSGSVPRGEDLDTGERIPTLGPRRLSLEVDWPVHRIHESLDLRTRLRWSDALSGIDDDLERPAFWTVAVELGVRVAGVRAALSVRNLFDHAYAEPLSSIPEPGRTVGLSLRYATDLPTTP